A genome region from Scleropages formosus chromosome 6, fSclFor1.1, whole genome shotgun sequence includes the following:
- the ppp1r3b gene encoding protein phosphatase 1 regulatory subunit 3B isoform X2: MNCASLFSFLPHKSAMPVEFAMPMYLARDNFQCRRTSRLVKPLRPCLHPCSELRLSPQPPHQQQTGSNKENGKTKKQVSFADHKGQALTMVKVFSEFDDPDIPLSIQELFTSVADLSINEDNLVLDFAQPSADYPEFRKRLDNECVCLEHCVLKERVLAGTVKVKNLAFRKCVKVRITFDTWKSYTDVECQYVRDTYTGSDRDTFSFEVSLPEQVPPHERVEFAISYEIDGHTYWDSNQGKNYRLVQSVLKNGPPSKSTMKDLCSLGVHIDRYGSPRCAHGIFPEWPSYAGYEEIGPYY, translated from the exons ATGAATTGCGCCAG CTTGTTCAGCTTCCTTCCTCACAAGTCGGCAATGCCTGTGGAGTTTGCCATGCCGATGTACCTCGCAAGAGACAACTTCCAGTGCAGGAGGACTTCCAGACTGGTGAAGCCCCTAAGGCCATGCCTGCATCCATGTTCCGAACTTCGTTTGAGCCCGCAGCCCCCGCACCAGCAGCAGACTGGTAGTAACAAGGAGAATGGGAAGACCAAAAAGCAGGTGTCCTTTGCTGACCACAAGGGCCAGGCATTGACCATGGTTAAAGTCTTCTCAGAGTTTGATGACCCTGATATCCCACTTAGCATTCAGGAGCTCTTCACTTCTGTAGCTGACCTGTCCATCAATGAGGACAATCTAGTCCTTGACTTTGCTCAACCGTCTGCAGACTATCCAGAGTTCCGCAAGCGGTTGGACAACGAATGCGTGTGCCTTGAGCACTGCGTGCTGAAGGAAAGGGTGTTGGCTGGCACTGTCAAGGTAAAGAATCTCGCATTCAGGAAGTGTGTTAAGGTCCGCATCACCTTCGACACCTGGAAGAGCTACACAGATGTGGAGTGCCAGTATGTGCGGGACACCTACACAGGGTCTGACCGTGACACCTTCTCCTTTGAAGTAAGCCTTCCAGAGCAGGTCCCCCCACATGAGCGCGTTGAGTTTGCCATATCTTACGAGATCGATGGCCACACCTACTGGGATAGCAACCAGGGCAAGAACTACAGGCTGGTTCAGTCGGTGCTGAAGAATGGCCCCCCGAGTAAGTCCACAATGAAAGACCTCTGCAGCCTGGGTGTCCACATTGACCGTTATGGCAGCCCGCGATGTGCCCACGGGATCTTCCCTGAGTGGCCAAGTTACGCTGGTTATGAGGAGATTGGGCCCTACTACTGA
- the ppp1r3b gene encoding protein phosphatase 1 regulatory subunit 3B isoform X1 — protein MNVNEDVNTTQDAAESGMYSISHCYSLFSFLPHKSAMPVEFAMPMYLARDNFQCRRTSRLVKPLRPCLHPCSELRLSPQPPHQQQTGSNKENGKTKKQVSFADHKGQALTMVKVFSEFDDPDIPLSIQELFTSVADLSINEDNLVLDFAQPSADYPEFRKRLDNECVCLEHCVLKERVLAGTVKVKNLAFRKCVKVRITFDTWKSYTDVECQYVRDTYTGSDRDTFSFEVSLPEQVPPHERVEFAISYEIDGHTYWDSNQGKNYRLVQSVLKNGPPSKSTMKDLCSLGVHIDRYGSPRCAHGIFPEWPSYAGYEEIGPYY, from the exons atgaatgtaaatgaagacGTCAACACCACACAGGATGCTGCAGAAAGTGGAATGTACAGTATCTCTCATTGCTACAG CTTGTTCAGCTTCCTTCCTCACAAGTCGGCAATGCCTGTGGAGTTTGCCATGCCGATGTACCTCGCAAGAGACAACTTCCAGTGCAGGAGGACTTCCAGACTGGTGAAGCCCCTAAGGCCATGCCTGCATCCATGTTCCGAACTTCGTTTGAGCCCGCAGCCCCCGCACCAGCAGCAGACTGGTAGTAACAAGGAGAATGGGAAGACCAAAAAGCAGGTGTCCTTTGCTGACCACAAGGGCCAGGCATTGACCATGGTTAAAGTCTTCTCAGAGTTTGATGACCCTGATATCCCACTTAGCATTCAGGAGCTCTTCACTTCTGTAGCTGACCTGTCCATCAATGAGGACAATCTAGTCCTTGACTTTGCTCAACCGTCTGCAGACTATCCAGAGTTCCGCAAGCGGTTGGACAACGAATGCGTGTGCCTTGAGCACTGCGTGCTGAAGGAAAGGGTGTTGGCTGGCACTGTCAAGGTAAAGAATCTCGCATTCAGGAAGTGTGTTAAGGTCCGCATCACCTTCGACACCTGGAAGAGCTACACAGATGTGGAGTGCCAGTATGTGCGGGACACCTACACAGGGTCTGACCGTGACACCTTCTCCTTTGAAGTAAGCCTTCCAGAGCAGGTCCCCCCACATGAGCGCGTTGAGTTTGCCATATCTTACGAGATCGATGGCCACACCTACTGGGATAGCAACCAGGGCAAGAACTACAGGCTGGTTCAGTCGGTGCTGAAGAATGGCCCCCCGAGTAAGTCCACAATGAAAGACCTCTGCAGCCTGGGTGTCCACATTGACCGTTATGGCAGCCCGCGATGTGCCCACGGGATCTTCCCTGAGTGGCCAAGTTACGCTGGTTATGAGGAGATTGGGCCCTACTACTGA
- the eri1 gene encoding 3'-5' exoribonuclease 1: MEDQKENICVEDADKKKSCAESEKEEKPRQVKPCGPEGDSETPSPSVRSEFSDPVYKEIALANGHINRMTRDELRGKLAELKLDTRGVKDVLKKRLKSYYKKQKLLHSAESGETDTYYDYICVVDFEATCEENNPPDFLHEIIEFPIVLINTHTMEIEDTFQEYVRPVLNTQLSDFCIKLTGISQETVDKADPFPDVLQRAVLWLQEKELGIKHKYAVLTDGSWDMSKFLNIQCRVSQIRYPQFAKKWINIRKSYGNFYKVPRMQTKLSSMLENLGLQYEGRPHCGLDDSCNIARIALRMLQDGCQLRVNERMHAGQLLSVPSSAPVEGAPPPFNPHSRN; this comes from the exons ATGGAGGACCAAAAGGAGAACATCTGTGTGGAAGACGCCGACAAGAAGAAGTCGTGTGCTGAGTCCGAGAAGGAAGAGAAGCCGCGTCAG GTCAAGCCGTGCGGCCCCGAAGGTGACAGCGAAACCCCCAGCCCGTCCGTCAGGAGCGAGTTCAGCGACCCGGTGTACAAAGAGATCGCCCTGGCTAACGGACACATCAACCGTATGACGAGGGATGAGCTCCGGGGCAAGCTGGCAGAGTTAAAACTGGATACCAG GGGCGTGAAGGATGTGCTGAAGAAGCGGTTGAAGAGCTATTACAAGAAACAAAAGCTGCTGCATTCAGCAGAGAGCGGGGAAACGGACACATACTATGACTACATCTGCGTGGTGGACTTTGAAGCAACTTGTGAGGAGAACAACCCACCTGACTTCCTGCATGAGATCATAGAGTTCCCCATAGTGCTGATCAACACACACACGATGGAGATT GAGGACACATTCCAGGAGTATGTGCGGCCAGTGCTGAACACGCAGTTGTCTGACTTCTGCATAAAGCTGACTGGGATATCCCAG GAAACTGTAGATAAGGCAGACCCTTTCCCTGATGTCCTTCAGAGAGCTGTATTGTGGCTTCAGGAAAAGGAGCTTGGAATAAAGCACAAATATGCTGTCCTTACAGATGG GTCTTGGGACATGAGCAAGTTCCTTAACATTCAGTGTCGCGTGAGCCAAATCCGGTACCCCCAGTTTGCCAAGAAGTGGATCAACATCCGCAAGTCTTATGGGAACTTCTACAAG GTTCCCCGGATGCAGACCAAGCTTAGCAGCATGCTGGAGAATTTGGGCTTACAATACGAGGGCCGCCCTCACTGCGGTCTAGATGACTCGTGCAATATTGCACGCATTGCCTTGCGCATGCTGCAGGATGGCTGCCAACTGCGGGTCAACGAGCGTATGCACGCTGGCCAGTTGCTCAGTGTACCCAGCTCTGCCCCTGTGGAAGGAGCCCCACCTCCATTTAATCCACACAGTAGAAACTAA
- the mfhas1 gene encoding malignant fibrous histiocytoma-amplified sequence 1 homolog yields MIALRENTEEGSPCGRMGDQENNLKTARLWRDAALRSRKLRSNLRQLTLSTKDSQEIILPENVGEIEVLNLGNNSLRELPAGLAAALANLRVLVLRRNRFAAVPRAVLELAHLAELDLSHNCLTELPEDAAFPRGLKKLCVSHNKLRSLSPWIGELQRLEELDVSFNELLGLPSAVGRLRQLRTLDVDHNKLSCFPPEVVTLDDLEELDCSGNRLGGLPRGIANLRSIKILWLSGTQVASLPEDFCSLENLESLMLDGNLLAALPRSFSRMQRLKMLNLSSNAFEEFPPAILEIAGLEELYLSRNKLTFVPDEIGRLSKLANLWLDNNRITYLPDSIVELGQLEELVLQGNQIAILPDDFGKLARVNIWKVKDNPLIQPPYEVCMKGIPYIAAYQKELVHSQPAVKPRLKLVLMGQVKAGKTRLRQCLVSKAPSDCAALGNEGIAVTNWVADADRSLTFIVYDLSGRQNYDLIKPFFLSPGALYILVVNLKSYTPKSFYTHVGYFLHVLGAKVPHAVVCVVGTHADQCREVEAEEKCLDIHRQIALQERRDTEFLRGLALQVDQALEQGFDVRMSNPHVLFYGVSDKNLRRKKAQLQYLLNHRLQILSPVLRVSCVGTLSNIGRLKEKLTSVADHREIFPNLHRVLPRSWQMLEELHFKPQELWLSWWDSARLGLQAGLTEDRLQSALCYLHESGKLLYFEDSPTLKEYVFHNLPQFIAILNVFFHRDPSALLERLRAEGGEAAGGQLQHHVESFLLHGLLPSHVIRLLLQPLVRTQQDLHLILELLEKMGVCYCVNKPRSRPLNGAAVWYKFPSYVSNEEPHAEAWVNGGLGAAGQLLSVEQLQVEYSFPSLLPPGLFARYSVQINSHVVQRSDGRNHVFAYRGKVPVVVTHRPSRCRLQADTLSIASHASLPNIWTAWQAITPLVEELNVLLQEWPGLYYSVHILCSKCLKRGSPNPHTFPGELLSQPRPEGMTEIICPKNGSERVNVALVYPPTPTVVSPCLK; encoded by the coding sequence ATGATCGCTCTCCGTGAAAACACGGAGGAGGGGTCTCCCTGCGGCAGGATGGGCGACCAGGAGAACAATCTGAAGACGGCCCGGCTGTGGAGGGACGCGGCCCTTCGCTCCAGGAAGCTGAGGAGCAACCTGCGACAGCTCACGCTCAGCACCAAAGACAGCCAGGAGATCATCCTGCCCGAGAATGTGGGCGAGATCGAGGTGCTCAACCTGGGCAACAACTCCCTCCGGGAGCTGCCCGCGGGGCTGGCCGCCGCTCTCGCCAACCTGCGCGTCCTGGTCCTCCGGAGGAACCGCTTCGCCGCGGTTCCGCGGGCCGTCCTCGAGCTGGCCCACCTGGCGGAGCTGGACCTAAGCCACAACTGCCTGACCGAGCTCCCCGAGGACGCGGCCTTCCCCAGGGGGCTCAAGAAGCTCTGCGTCAGCCACAACAAGCTGCGGAGCCTGTCCCCGTGGATCGGCgagctgcagcgcctggaggagCTGGACGTGAGCTTCAACGAGCTGCTCGGCCTCCCCTCGGCCGTTGGCCGGCTGCGGCAGCTTCGCACGCTGGACGTGGATCACAATAAGCTCAGCTGCTTCCCCCCGGAAGTTGTCACCCTGGATgacctggaggagctggactgCTCTGGGAACAGGCTGGGAGGGCTTCCCAGGGGCATTGCTAACCTGCGCTCCATCAAGATCCTGTGGCTGAGCGGAACTCAGGTGGCCTCGCTACCCGAGGACTTTTGCAGCCTGGAAAACCTGGAGAGCCTCATGCTGGATGGGAACCTGCTCGCGGCCCTTCCCCGATCCTTCAGCAGGATGCAGAGACTCAAAATGCTCAACCTGTCCTCAAACGCCTTCGAGGAGTTCCCCCCCGCCATCCTGGAGATTGCAGGCCTGGAAGAGCTCTACTTGAGCAGAAATAAACTAACCTTCGTTCCGGACGAGATAGGTCGCCTGTCGAAGCTTGCCAATTTGTGGTTGGACAATAACAGAATTACGTATCTGCCCGACTCCATCGTGGAGCTCGGGCAACTGGAGGAGCTGGTTCTACAGGGTAACCAAATCGCTATTCTTCCTGACGACTTTGGAAAGCTTGCCAGGGTCAACATTTGGAAGGTGAAGGATAACCCTCTCATCCAACCTCCCTACGAGGTCTGCATGAAGGGCATCCCGTACATAGCGGCTTATCAAAAGGAGCTCGTGCATTCGCAGCCAGCTGTGAAGCCCAGGCTGAAGTTGGTGCTGATGGGGCAGGTGAAAGCAGGTAAAACCAGGCTGAGACAGTGCCTCGTGAGCAAAGCGCCGAGCGACTGTGCTGCTCTGGGAAACGAAGGCATCGCCGTTACGAACTGGGTGGCGGACGCCGATCGCAGTCTCACGTTTATCGTGTATGATTTGTCAGGGAGGCAGAACTATGACCTCATCAAGCCCTTCTTCCTCTCGCCCGGCGCTCTGTACATCCTGGTGGTGAACTTAAAGTCATACACGCCCAAGAGCTTCTACACCCATGTGGGCTATTTCCTCCACGTGCTGGGTGCCAAAGTGCCCCATGCGGTGGTGTGCGTCGTAGGGACGCACGCGGACCAGTGCCGGGAGGTCGAGGCCGAGGAGAAGTGCTTGGACATCCATCGGCAGATCGCGCTGCAGGAGCGTCGGGACACGGAGTTCCTGCGGGGCCTCGCCCTCCAGGTGGATCAGGCCCTGGAGCAAGGCTTCGATGTCAGAATGTCCAACCCCCACGTCCTCTTCTACGGAGTGTCTGACAAGAACCTGCGGCGCAAGAAggcccagctgcagtacctgcTGAACCACCGGCTGCAGATCCTGTCCCCTGTGCTACGAGTCAGCTGCGTGGGAACGCTGAGCAACATCGGGCGGTTGAAGGAGAAGCTCACGTCTGTGGCTGACCACAGGGAGATCTTCCCCAACCTGCACCGCGTGCTACCCAGGTCCTGGCAGATGCTCGAGGAGCTGCACTTCAAGCCCCAGGAGCTGTGGCTGTCCTGGTGGGACTCGGCGAGACTGGGCCTGCAGGCGGGGCTCACGGAGGACCGGCTGCAGAGCGCGCTGTGCTATCTGCACGAGAGCGGAAAGCTGCTCTACTTCGAGGACAGCCCCACGCTCAAGGAGTACGTCTTCCACAACCTGCCCCAGTTCATCGCCATCCTcaatgtgtttttccacaggGACCCGTCGGCGCTGCTGGAGAGGCTGCGGGCCGAGGGCGGCGAGGCCGCGGGGGGTCAGCTGCAGCACCACGTGGAGAGCTTCCTCCTGCATGGTCTGCTGCCCTCGCACGTCATCCGCCTGCTCCTGCAGCCGCTGGTCCGGACCCAGCAGGACTTGCACCTCATTCTGGAGCTGCTTGAAAAGATGGGAGTGTGCTACTGCGTCAACAAGCCCCGGAGCAGGCCGCTCAACGGCGCCGCCGTCTGGTACAAATTCCCCAGCTACGTGAGCAACGAGGAACCCCACGCCGAGGCCTGGGTGAATGGCGGGCTGGGCGCCGCGGGGCAGCTGCTGTCCGTGGAGCAGCTGCAGGTGGAGTACAGCTTCCCGTCTCTGCTGCCGCCGGGGCTTTTCGCTCGCTACAGCGTGCAGATCAACAGCCACGTGGTGCAGCGCTCCGACGGCCGCAATCACGTCTTTGCGTACCGCGGCAAGGTGCCTGTGGTGGTCACCCACCGACCTTCTCGCTGCCGGCTGCAGGCCGACACCCTGTCCATCGCCAGCCACGCCTCTCTGCCCAACATCTGGACGGCCTGGCAGGCCATCACTCCCCTGGTGGAGGAGCTCAACGTCCTGCTGCAGGAGTGGCCGGGCCTCTACTACTCCGTGCACATCTTGTGCTCCAAGTGCCTGAAGAGAGGGTCACCCAACCCGCACACCTTCCCAG
- the ppp1r3b gene encoding protein phosphatase 1 regulatory subunit 3B isoform X3 → MECPSLFSFLPHKSAMPVEFAMPMYLARDNFQCRRTSRLVKPLRPCLHPCSELRLSPQPPHQQQTGSNKENGKTKKQVSFADHKGQALTMVKVFSEFDDPDIPLSIQELFTSVADLSINEDNLVLDFAQPSADYPEFRKRLDNECVCLEHCVLKERVLAGTVKVKNLAFRKCVKVRITFDTWKSYTDVECQYVRDTYTGSDRDTFSFEVSLPEQVPPHERVEFAISYEIDGHTYWDSNQGKNYRLVQSVLKNGPPSKSTMKDLCSLGVHIDRYGSPRCAHGIFPEWPSYAGYEEIGPYY, encoded by the exons ATGGAGTGCCCCAG CTTGTTCAGCTTCCTTCCTCACAAGTCGGCAATGCCTGTGGAGTTTGCCATGCCGATGTACCTCGCAAGAGACAACTTCCAGTGCAGGAGGACTTCCAGACTGGTGAAGCCCCTAAGGCCATGCCTGCATCCATGTTCCGAACTTCGTTTGAGCCCGCAGCCCCCGCACCAGCAGCAGACTGGTAGTAACAAGGAGAATGGGAAGACCAAAAAGCAGGTGTCCTTTGCTGACCACAAGGGCCAGGCATTGACCATGGTTAAAGTCTTCTCAGAGTTTGATGACCCTGATATCCCACTTAGCATTCAGGAGCTCTTCACTTCTGTAGCTGACCTGTCCATCAATGAGGACAATCTAGTCCTTGACTTTGCTCAACCGTCTGCAGACTATCCAGAGTTCCGCAAGCGGTTGGACAACGAATGCGTGTGCCTTGAGCACTGCGTGCTGAAGGAAAGGGTGTTGGCTGGCACTGTCAAGGTAAAGAATCTCGCATTCAGGAAGTGTGTTAAGGTCCGCATCACCTTCGACACCTGGAAGAGCTACACAGATGTGGAGTGCCAGTATGTGCGGGACACCTACACAGGGTCTGACCGTGACACCTTCTCCTTTGAAGTAAGCCTTCCAGAGCAGGTCCCCCCACATGAGCGCGTTGAGTTTGCCATATCTTACGAGATCGATGGCCACACCTACTGGGATAGCAACCAGGGCAAGAACTACAGGCTGGTTCAGTCGGTGCTGAAGAATGGCCCCCCGAGTAAGTCCACAATGAAAGACCTCTGCAGCCTGGGTGTCCACATTGACCGTTATGGCAGCCCGCGATGTGCCCACGGGATCTTCCCTGAGTGGCCAAGTTACGCTGGTTATGAGGAGATTGGGCCCTACTACTGA